GAGCAAAGATAAAAGGTTAGTTTTATACGCGAACATAGCTTACTAAGTTTGGTATACCCTCATGTATCCTACTGTTTATGGACAAATGAATCATGAGTTATAGTATAGGGTATATAATTTACATCCTATTTCTATCACTAGAATTACATTGCAATTGAATTATAACTTTATAAATTTTGAGTAAAATTACCTTTCGTTTTATTTCTTTTATAGTACTACTAATATGCGTTATATCTGTTGAAGCCCAGAGCAAGCAAGAATCGGGTCAACCCAATATTGTAGTTTTCTTATGTGATGATTTGGGATATGGAGACTTGTCTTCATACGGACATAGAACTATAAAGACACCCAATATTGATAAGTTGGCGGAGACCGGTATTAAAATGACCGATTTCTATTCAGCTGCACCAGTATGTTCACCATCAAGGGTGGGATTGTTGACAGGAAGGAGCCCCAATAAAGCAGGTGTTTATGATTTTATACCAGGCCCTAAAAACAGCGAAGATTTACGTCATTTGGTGCATTTACAAAAAGGAGAAAAAACCATACCCGAGCGGTTAAAAACGGTGGGTTATTCAACGGCATTGGTTGGTAAATGGCACTGTAGTTCACTTTTTAATAATCCCGCGCAACCGCAGCCTGATTATTTTGGTTTTGATTATTGGTTCGCTACACATAACAACGCATCACCTAGTCATGAAAACCCTAAAAACTTCGTAAGAAATGGAGAAAAAGCTGGCCCTATAGAAGGGTTTAGTTGTCAGATTGTAGTGGATGAAGCTATGAGTTGGTTAGACAAGAAAGCAGATGATAATCCATTTTATCTACAAGTAACTTTTCACGAACCGCACGAACCTATTGCTTCTCCGGAAGATTTGGTAGCGGAATATTTACCATATGCGAACAATGAAGCAGAGGCCCAATTCTTTGCCAATGTTGCCAATGTTGACAAAGCGGTAGGCCGATTGTTAAAATACCTAGAGGAAAATGGAAAGGCTGATAATACCCTCGTCATCTTTACTTCGGATAATGGCCCTGAAACTTTAGCCCGTTATCCCGGTGCTAAAAGAACCTTTGGAAGAACAGGTGGACTAAAAGGTCGAAAACTTTGGACCACCGAAGCCGGTTTTCGTGTGCCCGGAATTGTAAAGTGGATGGGGAAGGAAACCTATAATGGTACTACTAATGCTGTCGTCTCCGCTTTAGACATTCTACCTACACTTTGCGAATTAACAGGAGCCAAGCTGCCTGATACTAAAATTGACGGAGAGTCCTTTGCTTCTCTGATTAGAGACGGACAGTTTACAAGAAAGAAACCACTGATTTGGGGTTTTTATAATGCTTTGAACGAACACCAAGTGGCTATGCGCCACGGAGATTATAAAATATTGGCAAGATTAAAAAAAGACGGAGAGTATCTTCCGAATTTAAACAATATCTACAAAGGGAATGAAGAGCTGATTAAAAGCAGTGAATTGGCAGATTTTGAGCTATATAATTTAAAGGAGGATAACAAAGAGTCTGCTAATCTGGTTGTCGATAATCCTATGGTTTTCAATAAAATGAAGGCTTTGCTTAAAACAGAGTATAAAGCTCTTTTAGAAGAAAGTCACATTTGGGAGCGTACAGAATAAATAGAGAGGGAATGAACATATTTGAAACTAAAAAAATGAGAATACGAGTATATTTCGCAGCAGTAGTTGGTGTTTTGATTTTTGTGGGTTGTAAAGAAACACGGCCTGTTGAAAAAACATCAAAATCTAAAAAGCCCAATATATTGTTTATCATGTCAGATGATCATGCGTACCAGGCAATTAGTGCGTATGGCAGTAAATTGGTACAGACCCCCAATATAGACCGGTTGGCAAAAGAAGGTATGTTATTTACGAATGCTAGTGTCACCAATTCTATTTGCGCACCTTCAAGAGCTACTATTTTAACCGGTAAACACACGCATATTAACGGAAAGATAGATAACCTCATGCCGTTTGACACGACGCAAGTTACCTTTCCGCAGATATTTCAAAAGAATGGCTATCAGACTGCTATGTTCGGTAAACTTCATTTTGGTAACAATCCTAAAGGTGTAGATGATTTTATGATTCTGCCAGGACAAGGGTTTTACATCAATCCAGATTTTAATACATCCAAAGGAGATACTACCATTACCGGTTATGTTACGGATATTATAACCGATGTGACTTTAAATTGGCTTAAAGAAGAACGAGAAGAAGAAAAGCCTTTTATGATGATGTACCTACATAAAGCACCGCACAGACCTTGGTGGCCTAGTCCCGAAAAGTTCAAGGAATTCACGAAGAAAGAGTTTCCAGAACCAGAGACGCTGTTCGATGATTATAAAAATCGCGGAACGGCTGCAAAGACTGCGGAGATGAATTTGTTGACCCATATGATGTACAGTCACGATAGTAAAATTAGACCTGAACTGG
This genomic interval from Zobellia roscoffensis contains the following:
- a CDS encoding sulfatase family protein, whose product is MSKITFRFISFIVLLICVISVEAQSKQESGQPNIVVFLCDDLGYGDLSSYGHRTIKTPNIDKLAETGIKMTDFYSAAPVCSPSRVGLLTGRSPNKAGVYDFIPGPKNSEDLRHLVHLQKGEKTIPERLKTVGYSTALVGKWHCSSLFNNPAQPQPDYFGFDYWFATHNNASPSHENPKNFVRNGEKAGPIEGFSCQIVVDEAMSWLDKKADDNPFYLQVTFHEPHEPIASPEDLVAEYLPYANNEAEAQFFANVANVDKAVGRLLKYLEENGKADNTLVIFTSDNGPETLARYPGAKRTFGRTGGLKGRKLWTTEAGFRVPGIVKWMGKETYNGTTNAVVSALDILPTLCELTGAKLPDTKIDGESFASLIRDGQFTRKKPLIWGFYNALNEHQVAMRHGDYKILARLKKDGEYLPNLNNIYKGNEELIKSSELADFELYNLKEDNKESANLVVDNPMVFNKMKALLKTEYKALLEESHIWERTE